In Toxoplasma gondii ME49 chromosome VIII, whole genome shotgun sequence, a single genomic region encodes these proteins:
- a CDS encoding nuclear movement family protein (encoded by transcript TGME49_233680) produces MDTPTLDEAMTDSRFDGLFTTVAQQAGGIDGLFGYFFGFLQRKTDFFSAGKTNCREVMDKVFEEGWRRSEERKELERKRQREAEQARKKQEEEKRVAAAAASSRPARVNKIEELTEEEERAFNPDYKPPASASQQATSATASEVPKTQKKEDADGSRDEDDEDNGPPPEGNGGKTEKYTWTQTLGTVDVYIPVQEGTKASNWDVKIGAGTLKVGLKGQTPLVDGKLHMKVKPDDCMWTLEDKKVIHLNLEKVDNMRWWSCVVQGDPEIDTKKIVPENSKLSDLDAETRSTVEKMMYDQRQKAAGLPTSDQQKQAELLEKFKKAHPEMDFSKANINWGNSGWGSGLPM; encoded by the exons ATGGACACCCCGACACTGGACGAGGCGATGACCGATTCGCGTTTCGACGGCCTCTTCACGACCGTGGCGCAGCAGGCTGGCGGAATCGACGGCCTGTTCGGCTacttcttcggcttccttcAGCGGAAGACGGATTTCTTCTCGGCAGGAAAAACCAACTGCCGAGAGGTTATGGACAAAGTGTTTGAAGAGGGATGGCGACGAtccgaggagaggaaggagttGGAGCGGAAGCGACAGCGCGAGGCTGAGCAggcaaggaagaagcaggaggaagagaagcgcgtaGCCGCGGCTGCGGCCTCCAGCCGACCCGCTAGGGTGAACAAGATCGAGGAActcacagaggaagaagagcgagccTTCAACCCAGACTATAAGCCGCCGGCATCAGCCTCGCAGCAGGCGACCTCCGCGACGGCTTCAGAAGTTCCtaagacgcagaagaaagaagacgcagacggaagtcgagacgaagacgacgaagacaacGGGCCGCCTCCCGAGGGGAACGGcggcaagacagaaaa ATACACCTGGACGCAGACCCTGGGCACCGTCGACGTTTACATTCCTGTCCAGGAAGGAACGAAAGCGTCTAACTGGGATGTGAAGATCGGCGCAGGGACGCTGAAGGTTGGCCTGAAGGGACAGACACCTCTCGTCG ACGGAAAACTCCACATGAAGGTGAAACCGGACGACTGCATGTGGACTCTGGAGGACAAGAAAGTCATCCACCTGAATCTGGAGAAAGTCGACAACATGCGCTGGTGGTCCTGCGTCGTTCAAGGAGACCCAGAAATCGACACAAAAAAAATTGTCCCTGAG AACTCGAAGCTCAGCGACTTGGACGCCGAGACGAGGTCGACGGTGGAGAAGATGATGTACGACCAGCGGCAGAAGGCGGCAGGGTTGCCGACGAGCGACCAGCAGAAGCAGGCCGAGTTGCTCGAGAAATTCAAGAAGGCACACCCGGAAATGGATTTCTCCAAAGCAAACATCAACTGGGGAAACTCTGGGTGGGGCAGCGGCTTGCCCATGTAG
- a CDS encoding inorganic anion transporter, sulfate permease (SulP) family protein (encoded by transcript TGME49_233710~Predicted trans-membrane domain (TMHMM2.0):508-531:543-563:572-595:633-656:700-723:1078-1101:1115-1138:1144-1167:1186-1219), translating into MENQETSESPTRLAPLFPSDQKSTASEASSAEASSSHFPSGVVSPSGLTAAGPPLFFSSAVHENSLSHSRLTPLSDGGGRGTARGIQEPQRSASPSLRLPGARPQAPESPASRHSPGALQLSPGSPRRQATSAPSPSVSHGSGLSTQRRPPRQSARPGTEQRQQLSPGEATSPATWRSGNRGGKEDALRQASPSQARASSASRVSPRIVGVYAASVTNATGGANAKKRGLKLSEDGGAFGDETRIPQAESGRQRLDREGAATEGDVEPRTTGDAHPRAARPALGLATSSGDGKSPRGSRVCTAGKTGGERGEEDCERVEESQDAPRATPGADSGPSYKAGAIRQQPGSPETFQLMPVVGDRAIATGARKRKKKKSAFRRRSADGGERPEKPPVGKGGSLFLHPALGDDSEEHSRPGEDEGHPTSALCSTECCGLFWRRRWHAMKGGFWGWGFTNRPREGPRYYLSEIFAALIIALTQVPEAASFAMMANLPPAIGVHSAWLIGLFACGLGGRPGMINGVTGSFAATIAAYVTRRCAESACTYEGVETLVASVFLAGLILMIFAYSRLACLVQLIPASVTIGFCNGIAIIIFLAQLQIFKDPSTGAYITGNRAAWMAGECCLAAVIMEGWKKVPFVGKLLPGSLISMVAAGLVEFLVARPLFDTKTPTIGEVAELTANSALPSPFFAQSHLDFKSNVQVHRAIMQGVMLAVVAILETLMTVEVVDIYAAQAALPPEPPAACSGKREALLGRLLPRLKGPSQPPQTPAEAGYPGVFSPASSGDKFGLYNGVASAGGREAGEEEEGAEGRCPNAKLRGSSSREFGENRDCDGMSSGGFDTKQLRRGVSSENTSRGSASLSPRASPRTERDSLQEERETKRIQMPAELPSRKAERVRGGADGPKDGRKSPELSSGASSPSRQLFLHGENSEMQSELRSGRVSSCSSRSFSGPHAVSVQARRGGEETTVEEKSEVFSREAFAVRVDREAGAGRRDASDMGLRAGSMATRAGSMATRAGGTQEHSALLWENPNREDDERTDVASGLGELESRRANRGEEGLDEAEGEKERRKPAVKGDGDQQIWAAGVANIVCAFFGGMGGGAMIGLSVMNLRSGGKGKESGFLHAVFVFVLIAGAYKVLNFLPIAALAGIMFCVAFHTFKWFSLPMVVASFLPETLRWKHPCLVQKITRADAIIVVIVTLCCKFLNVALAAGIGIFIAALVFAWEANRRFCVEAAEDEKRQIKYYEVQGPLCFSTAHKFESAFNYDEDPPTVMCMLSGSTRLFDYSAMASMNAVSRGYLRRGKTLHFKGMSHGCLNMMAKANHLMQHMDYELIELEVPPIHNLVEVHPDDDRESALAESLFAPSHAASRTSFSRKQGQAAFASRAVDSLPRHTSSSLSRVLTGSGQQQPSADVSEGRSEKRWVLERQETPVCVPDDASQKCVFKRQGESEASKRTACETTAGASLSFSLFVGGPGDLQAHDEETESAPGGERGRRSNARRVD; encoded by the exons ATGGAAAATCAAGAGACGTCCGAGTCTCCGACTCGCCTTGCGCCTCTGTTCCCCTCCGACCAGAAATCGACTGCTTCCGAGGCGAGTTCTGCAGAGGCTTCCTCCTCTCACTTCCCCTCAGGcgtcgtgtctccgtctggcCTAACCGCCGCGGGTCCGCcgctgttcttctccagcgccGTGCATGAAAATTCTCTGTCGCACTCTCGCCTGACTCCCCTGTCTGACGGCGGCGGTCGCGGGACCGCTCGCGGGATTCAGGAGCCTCAGCGGtccgcgtcgccttcgctgcgtctGCCCGGAGCACGACCCCAGGCTCCCGAGTCGCCTGCATCGCGCCACAGCCCAGGCGCCCTCCAACTTTCTCCCGGCTCCCCGCGGCGACAAGCCACCTCGGCGCCATCGCCTTCAGTCTCACATGGCTCAGGTCTGTCGACACAGAGGCGACCGCCGCGGCAGTCTGCGCGACCCGGAacggagcagagacagcagctgtCCCCAGGAGAAGCCACAAGTCCAGCGACATGGAGGTCCGGCAACCGAGGAGGCAAAGAGGACGCTCTGAGGcaggcgtctccgtcgcagGCGCGAGCGAGCAGCGCgtctcgtgtgtctccgcgAATCGTCGGCGTGTACGCGGCGTCTGTGACGAACGCCACAGGCGGcgcaaacgcgaagaaacgaggactCAAGCTGTCGGAGGACGGCGGTGCTTTTGGCGACGAGACACGGATTCCTCAGGCGGAAAGTGGAAGGCAGCGGctggacagagaaggcgccgcAACAGAGGGTGACGTAGAGCCTCGGACGACGGGTGACGCGCACCCGAGAGCCGCCAGGCCGGCGTTGGGCCTTGCGACTTCTTCAGGCGACGGAAAGTCCCCAAGAGGCTCgcgtgtctgtacagcagGAAAGACGGGAGGCGAACGCGGCGAGGAGGACTGCGAGAGAGTTGAGGAAAGTCAAGATGCGCCCCGAGCGACACCCGGCGCAGACAGCGGACCCAGCTACAAAGCAGGAGCGATCCGCCAACAGCCGGGATCCCCCGAAACCTTTCAGCTGATGCCCGTTGTGGGGGACCGAGCAATTGCGACCGgggcgaggaaaaggaagaaaaagaagtcaGCCTTCAGACGCCGAAGCGCCGACGGCGGAGAACGACCGGAGAAACCGCCGGTCGGGAAAGGCGGATCGCTTTTCCTCCACCCTGCTCTGGGCGACGACTCAGAAGAACACTCAAG gccaggcgaagacgagggcCATCCGACCTCGGCGCTCTGCTCGACAGAGTGCTGCGGACTCTTTTGGCGACGGAGGTGGCACGCAATGAAGGGAGGCTTCTGGGGCTGGGGCTTCACCAATCGACCGAGGGAAGGCCCGCGCTACTACCTGAGCGAAATCTTCGCGGCTCTCATCATCGCGCTGA CTCAAGTTCCAGAAGCAGCTTCGTTCGCCATGATGGCGAATTTGCCTCCTGCCATCGGCGTGCACAGTGCCTGGCTCATCggcctcttcgcctgcggCCTCGGCGGACGGCCAGGGATGATTAACGGTGTCACAGGCTCGTTT GCAGCGACGATTGCGGCGTATGTGACGCGCAGGTGTGCagagtctgcatgcacgtacGAGGGCGTGGAGACGCTGGTGGCGTCGGTGTTTCTGGCAGGACTGATTTTGATGATCTTCGCGTACAGCCGCCTGGCATGTCTCGTCCAGCTGATTCCTGCGTCCGTCACGATTGGGTTCTGTAACGGCATCGCCATCATCATCTTCCTGGCGCAACTTCAGATTTTCAAAGATCCCTCAACAGGCGCCTACATCACGGGCAACCGCGCAGCCTGGATGGCTGGCGAATGTTGTCTAGCCGCAGTCATCATGGAGGGCTGGAAAAAGGTTCCTTTT GTGGGGAAGCTGCTGCCCGGGTCTTTGATTTCCATGGTGGCTGCGGGATTGGTAGAGTTTCTTGTCGCGCGGCCGCTGTTCGACACAAAGACGCCGACGATCGGAGAAGTTGCGGAACTGACTGCAAACTCTGCGCTGCCCTCGCCTTTTTTTGCCCAGTCTCACTTGGACTTCAAAAGCAATGTGCAAGTGCACAGAGCAATCATGCAAG GAGTGATGTTGGCCGTCGTCGCGATTCTCGAGACGCTGATGACTGTCGAGGTGGTGGACATTTACGCGGCGCAGGCGGCGTTGCCTCCGGAGCCGCCTGCGGCATGTTCTGGAAAGCGGGAGGCGCTTCTCGGGCGTCTGCTCCCGCGCCTCAAAGGGCCGTCGCAGCCGCCGCAGACCCCCGCGGAGGCGGGGTATCCTggcgtcttttctccggcGTCATCAGGCGACAAATTCGGCTTATATAACGGTGTGGCGAGTGCGGGAGGTCGCGAggcaggggaagaagaggagggcgCCGAGGGGAGATGCCCGAACGCAAAGCTGCGAGGGAGTAGCAGCCGCGAGTTcggggaaaacagagactgCGACGGGATGTCGTCGGGGGGATTTGACACCAAGCAGCTGCGGCGAGGCGTCTCTTCAGAAAACACCTCGCGAGGGTCCGCAAGTCTGTCCCCACGGGCTTCGCCtcgaacggagagagacagtcttcaggaggaaagagagacaaaaaggaTTCAGATGCCGGCCGAGTTGCCCTCGCGCAAGGCCGAGAGAGTCCGAGGCGGTGCCGACGGTCCGAAGGACGGACGAAAATCTCCCGAGCTCTCCAGCGGCgcctcttcaccttctcgGCAGCTCTTTCTTCACGGAGAAAATAGTGAAATGCAGAGTGAACTGCGGAGTGGACGCgtgtcttcctgttcttcgcgGTCGTTCTCCGGCCCGCatgcggtgtctgtacaggcgagacgaggaggcgaggagacgacggtagaagagaagagcgaggtcTTTTCGCGGGAGGCGTTCGCGGTCCgtgtagacagagaggcgggtGCTGGCCGGCGCGACGCTTCGGATATGGGACTGCGAGCGGGGAGTATGGCGACGAGAGCGGGGAGTATGGCGACGAGAGCGGGAGGAACGCAGGAGCACTCGGCGTTGCTCTGGGAGAACCCGAACAGggaggacgacgagagaaCCGATGTGGCGTCGGGACTTGGAGAGTTGGAGTCGCGGCGAGCGAACcgcggagaggaaggactcGACGAagcggagggagaaaaggaacggagaaagcCTGCTGTgaaaggagacggcgacCAACAGATTTGGGCTGCGGGAGTCGCAAACATCGTCTGCGCGTTCTTCGGAGGCATGGGTGGAGGCGCCATGATTGGACTGTCTGTCATGAACCTCCGAAGCGGTGGGAAGGGCAAGGAATCCG ggtttctgcatgcagtgttcGTCTTCGTGTTGATCGCGGGGGCGTACAAGGTTCTGAATTTTTTGCCGATTGCCGCGCTGGCGGGGATCATGTTTTGCGTCGCGTTCCACACCTTCAAGTGGTTCTCGCTGCCGATGGTCGTCGCCAGTTTCCTCCCAGAAACGCTCCGTTGGAAGCATCCTTGTCTGGTGCAAAAGATCACGCGGGCAGACGCCATCATCGTCGTCATCGTGACCCTCTGCTGC AAATTCCTGAACGTTGCGCTGGCAGCGGGCATTGGAATTTTCATCGCGGCACTCGTCTTCGCCTGGGAGGCCAATCGACGCTTCTGCGTGGAGgctgcagaagacgaaaagagacaaatcAAG TACTACGAGGTCCAAGGCCCCCTCTGCTTCAGCACCGCCCACAAGTTCGAGAGCGCCTTCAACTACGACGAGGATCCGCCCACCGTCATGTGCATGCTGAGCGGCAGCACGCGATTATTTGACTATAGTGCGATGGCCAGCATGAATGCTGTCAGCCGCGGATACCTGCGCAGAGGCAAGACGCTGCATTTCAAG GGCATGAGCCATGGATGTCTGAACATGATGGCGAAGGCGAACCATTTGATGCAGCACATGGACTACGAGTTGATCGAGTTGGAAGTCCCGCCGATTCATAACCTGGTGGAGGTCCATCCAGACGACGACCGTGAGTCCGCGCTCGCAGAGTCGCTTTTCGCGCCTTCCCATGCAGCCTCGCGgacgtctttctctcggaaGCAGGGGCAGGCTGCGTTTGCCTCTCGAGCCGTGGACTCCTTGCCCAGACAcacctcgtcttctctctcccgcgtgCTCACAGGCTCGGGACAGCAGCAGCCCTCTGCAGACGTGAGCGAGGGTCGCAGCGAGAAGCGCTGGGtcctggagagacaggagacacctgtctGCGTCCCCGACGACGCGTCGCAGAAGTGCGTCTTCAAGCGCCAGGGCGAGTCGGAGGCGTCCAAacgcactgcatgcgaaacGACCGCCGGCGCGAGTTTatctttctccctctttgtcGGCGGCCCCGGGGACTTGCAGGCGcacgacgaggagacagagagcgcgCCGGGCGGGGAACGAGGGAGGAGGtcaaacgcgagaagagtcGACTGA
- a CDS encoding hypothetical protein (encoded by transcript TGME49_233695~Predicted trans-membrane domain (TMHMM2.0):58-81:133-156) — protein MTISESLRGADRRAPSTVGCLYTAACASQTDDCAFSSVSASPHFASLSRLLRGCRSRKMVLFGLFACLACVILSLPSSPASPSVQVVSAASLFPGDSGLHSTCAFLSEEGRAPPRRLQAGVYFSEEDRARKGQIYLWVPLTLVGILILVVLYMLKIGNVFDPLLHTRFTPSDRNR, from the exons ATGACGATCTCGGAGTCGCTACGCGGCGCGGATCGAAGAGCCCCGTCGACCGTCGGGTGTCTCTACACTGCAGCCTGCGCCAGCCAGACGGACGATTgcgctttctcgtctgtttccgCTTCGCCGCACTTCGCCTCcctttctcgacttctccgtGGCTGTAGATCGAGAAAGATGGTTCTCTTTGGActcttcgcctgcctcgcgTGTGTgatcctctctctcccctcgtcgCCCGCTTCCCCCTCTGTCCAGGTCGTCTCTGCCGCGAGTTTGTTCCCAGGGGATTCAGGCCTTCACTCGACTTGTGCCTTTTTGTCTGAGGAAGGCCGCGCACCGCCTCGT CGTCTGCAGGCTGGCGTCTACttcagcgaagaagaccgagCCCGCAAGGGCCAGATTTACTTGTG GGTGCCGCTGACGCTCGTCGGAATCCTCATTTTGGTCGTTCTGTACATGCTCAAAATCGGCAAT GTTTTCGACCCACTCCTCCACACGAGGTTTACTCCTTCAGATCGAAACCGATGA
- a CDS encoding hypothetical protein (encoded by transcript TGME49_233670~Predicted trans-membrane domain (TMHMM2.0):58-76:94-117), whose translation MAYDLGRHGSSDISTHLSPLKEVKDFFLTHSAPVLRTSRLIVAYEKAGRSSQVAVKERSAAAVLMMSILGFFSIFLKTCMTEAGLQRHTGFARPLLLSTFFSISGVCFGCSLGVASACLLPLCSVCVPRPSGSRCCTAVHWRGDTAPDEEHLLFGKSLHIRYQKCITDSELCFINSRLKRSHACATVVMRLRGSITIEGVLIHASDACYVRLIKTRDELLTNTEV comes from the coding sequence ATGGCATATGATCTTGGTAGACACGGAAGTTCCGACATTTCAACACACTTGTCCCCCTTGAAAGAAGTAAAggacttcttcctcacgcACTCTGCGCCAGTCCTTCGCACTTCTCGTCTCATTGTCGCGTATGAGAAAGCAGGTCGTTCCAGTCAAGTGGCTGTGAAGGAGCGCTCTGCTGCAGCGGTTCTTATGATGAGTATTCTGGGCTTCTTTTCCATATTTCTGAAGACGTGTATGACAGAAGCTGGTCTCCAGCGACACACAGGCTTCGCTCGCCCCCTACTCCTCTCGACATTCTTCTCCATCAGCGGCGTCTGTTTTGGTTGCTCTCTAGGTGTGGCTTCCGCGTGTCTGCTCCCCCTCTGTTCGGTTTGTGTGCCGCGGCCGTCCGGAAGTCGATGTTGTACAGCAGTGCATTGGAGAGGGGATACGGCGCCAGATGAAGAGCATCTACTTTTTGGCAAAAGTCTTCACATCAGATACCAAAAATGTATAACGGACAGCGAGTTGTGTTTCATCAACTCGCGCCTGAAACGCAGCCATGCTTGTGCAACTGTGGTGATGAGATTGCGAGGTTCCATAACCATTGAAGGCGTGCTTATCCACGCGAGTGATGCTTGTTATGTGAGATTAATCAAAACACGTGACGAATTGTTAACTAATACAGAAGTATAG
- a CDS encoding hypothetical protein (encoded by transcript TGME49_233610~Predicted trans-membrane domain (TMHMM2.0):55-78), protein MPREERSSAHSDFPSASELSANRPGDDPDAGSREKRRVKRLHIRMKSSALRDERNFVWWSPFAATFITAVFLTVFGRFLGCWRQTRDLEGTDVRRLMEDEALRGDSTQGNTPGRLSASICLDEGTISQHGAGQPRQRTKHAEIPPTQPSSIASLSTVPPREAPVADDAVSDLADLLGDMSMATSRAGQLHLRLLRLEKEASSSSAQHAVLEEQRRQAYVEGRRSHARALAMNMRTIARTGREAAQKAARLRSLLERERSKREQRRARARAGVLATRRGLWASQGHSQLRQESSPSDSAAVETDTG, encoded by the exons ATGCCTCGGGAAGAAAGGTCGTCTGCGCACTCCGACTTTCCGAGTGCATCTGAACTTTCGGCGAACCGGCCGGGTGACGATCCAGACGCGGGTTCTCGTGAAAAACGTCGGGTCAAACGTCTCCACATTAGGATGAAGAGTTCCGCTCTTCGCGACGAAAGGAATTTTGTTTGGTGGTCTCCATTTGCGGCGACCTTCATCACTGCAGTCTTCTTGACGGTCTTCGGGCGGTTTCTCGGCTGCTGGCGACAGACCCGGGACCTGGAAGGCACCGATGTGCGTAGACTAATGGAAGACGAAGCCCTACGTGGTGACAGCACACAAGGAAATACCCCTGGACGACTGTCAGCTTCGATTTGCTTGGATGAAGGGACGATATCGCAGCATGGCGCCGGGCAACCTAGGCAAAGGACCAAACACGCTGAGATTCCTCCTACACAGCCATCTAGCATCGCCAGTCTTAGCACCGTGCCTCCTAGGGAAGCGCCGGTGGCGGATGACGCCGTGAGCGATCTTGCTGATTTGTTGGGGGACATGTCTATGGCCACTTCTCGGGCAGGACAGCTCCATCTGAGGTTGCTTCGTCTCGAGAAAGAGGCTTCGTCCTCCAGCGCACAACATGCTGTATTGGAAGAACAGCGTCGGCAAGCGTATGTCGAGGGCCGGCGTTCGCATGCGCGTGCATTAGCAATGAACATGCGTACAATCGCGCGTACCGGTCGTGAGGCTGCTCAAAAGGCAGCAAGGCTGCGATCCCTGCTTGAGCGCGAACGCAGCaaacgagaacagagacgggCAAGGGCACGAGCAGGTGTGCTGGCGACTCGGCGAGGCCTGTGGGCTTCGCAGGGGCACAGCCAGTTACGACAGGAGTCCTCTCCGTCAGACTCGGCCGCCGTGGAAACAGACAC GGGCTAA